One genomic segment of Synechocystis sp. LKSZ1 includes these proteins:
- the pap gene encoding polyphosphate:AMP phosphotransferase produces MLDTLDLDLRLSKDDYQGQIEDLMRQLRSLQQTCWEEQVPVIVVLEGWAAAGKGTLLKKITNYMDPRGFRVNPTFTATEQERLYPFLWRFWGKIPPKGSLGFFYHSWYTNCLEERLFNRVTPSQAPLQMRDINAFEHQLVDDGVAIAKFWIHLSRKELKKRLKRYEADELESWRVRPEDWQQEKHYDEYCALAEEMLTYTSTGNAPWVLVEGNCERWARVKVLSQLVAVIVQALDNLKLPRAEHLPPPPQTELLPTEPNFLAKVDLTRHLKAEDYSGQLREAQVELRRLQVQIYQHKIPVVALFEGWDAAGKGGVIKRLTDTLDPRSYQVNAFSAPSKEEARYHYLWRFWRKLPAGGGIGIFDRSWYGRVMVERIEGFASELEWRRAYREINEFEAQLATGRYVVVKFFLHISPEEQLRRFQEREKNTFKQYKLTNEDWRNREKWPLYDVAINQMIARTSTPAAPWTVVPANDKYYARVQVIQTIIDAVKAELKRRV; encoded by the coding sequence ATGCTAGACACCCTCGACCTAGACCTCCGCTTAAGTAAAGATGATTACCAGGGCCAAATTGAAGATTTAATGCGTCAATTGCGTTCCCTCCAGCAGACCTGCTGGGAAGAACAAGTGCCGGTGATTGTCGTGCTAGAAGGTTGGGCCGCCGCGGGCAAGGGAACGCTACTCAAGAAAATCACCAACTACATGGATCCCCGGGGATTTCGCGTTAATCCCACCTTTACGGCCACGGAACAGGAACGCCTTTATCCTTTTCTGTGGCGTTTTTGGGGCAAAATTCCCCCCAAAGGTAGTCTCGGTTTTTTCTATCATAGTTGGTACACCAACTGTCTAGAGGAGCGCCTTTTTAACCGGGTGACACCGAGCCAGGCCCCTCTGCAAATGCGTGACATCAACGCCTTTGAGCATCAATTGGTAGATGATGGGGTCGCCATTGCTAAATTCTGGATTCACCTCAGCCGCAAAGAATTGAAAAAGCGCCTCAAGCGCTATGAGGCCGATGAGTTGGAATCCTGGCGAGTGCGCCCAGAGGATTGGCAACAGGAAAAACATTACGATGAGTACTGCGCCCTAGCGGAGGAAATGCTGACCTACACCAGTACGGGAAATGCTCCTTGGGTTTTAGTAGAGGGCAATTGTGAGCGCTGGGCCCGCGTCAAAGTGCTGTCGCAACTAGTGGCCGTCATTGTTCAAGCCTTAGATAATCTCAAACTACCGCGGGCCGAACACCTGCCACCGCCTCCTCAGACAGAACTCCTACCAACAGAGCCCAACTTTTTAGCCAAAGTAGACTTGACTCGACATCTCAAAGCCGAAGATTACTCTGGACAACTGCGAGAAGCCCAGGTCGAGCTACGCCGCTTACAAGTTCAAATTTATCAACACAAAATTCCGGTGGTGGCCCTCTTTGAAGGCTGGGATGCCGCAGGCAAGGGGGGGGTAATTAAACGCCTAACCGATACCCTCGACCCTCGCAGTTATCAAGTTAACGCTTTTTCGGCCCCCAGTAAAGAGGAGGCGCGCTATCATTATCTCTGGCGTTTTTGGCGTAAGTTACCGGCTGGGGGGGGAATTGGTATTTTTGACCGCAGTTGGTATGGCCGGGTGATGGTGGAGCGTATCGAAGGCTTTGCAAGCGAACTGGAATGGCGTCGGGCCTATCGGGAAATTAATGAGTTTGAGGCTCAACTCGCCACGGGCCGCTACGTTGTTGTTAAATTCTTTTTGCACATTAGCCCCGAGGAACAACTCCGGCGGTTTCAGGAACGGGAAAAAAATACCTTTAAGCAGTACAAGCTGACGAATGAAGATTGGCGCAACCGGGAAAAATGGCCCCTCTACGACGTGGCCATTAATCAGATGATTGCTCGCACCAGTACCCCGGCGGCTCCCTGGACGGTAGTTCCCGCCAACGATAAATACTACGCCCGAGTCCAGGTAATTCAAACGATTATCGATGCCGTGAAGGCCGAGTTAAAACGCCGAGTATAA
- the galE gene encoding UDP-glucose 4-epimerase GalE, whose product MVEPPTILVTGGAGYIGAHAVKALQQAGYRVLVLDNLSYGHAELLVPLGAELIVGDTHDRPLLDRIFQDYTIAAVMHFAAFIAVGESVHHPAIYYRNNVLGSLTLLEAMLAAEVKKFVFSSTCAVYGLPQAIPMTEEHPINPLSPYATSKRMVEQILADFDQAYGLKSVIFRYFNASGADPTGQLGEDHYPETHLIPLALLTALGHRSHLSLFGTDYDTPDGTAIRDYIHVCDLADAHILGLQYLLKNGDSEVFNLGNGNGFSVREVIQTAEQVTGLPIPVVESPRRAGDAPVLVGSSTKAREILAWQPQYAELETIIGHAWQWHQQRHPKSKS is encoded by the coding sequence ATGGTAGAGCCACCCACAATTCTGGTGACGGGAGGGGCCGGTTACATTGGAGCCCATGCGGTTAAGGCCCTCCAGCAAGCCGGCTATCGGGTGTTAGTGCTGGATAACCTGTCCTACGGCCATGCCGAACTCCTGGTGCCACTGGGGGCTGAACTGATTGTGGGGGATACCCATGACCGCCCCTTGCTCGACCGTATTTTTCAGGACTATACCATTGCTGCCGTCATGCACTTTGCGGCCTTTATCGCGGTTGGCGAATCGGTACACCATCCCGCGATTTACTACCGTAATAACGTGCTCGGGAGCTTGACCCTGCTGGAGGCCATGCTGGCGGCCGAGGTCAAAAAATTTGTCTTTTCCTCCACCTGTGCAGTTTATGGCCTCCCCCAGGCCATTCCCATGACAGAAGAGCATCCCATTAATCCCCTCAGTCCCTACGCCACCAGTAAACGCATGGTGGAACAAATACTAGCGGATTTTGATCAGGCCTACGGCCTCAAGTCAGTCATTTTCCGTTATTTCAATGCCTCCGGGGCCGACCCAACCGGCCAACTGGGAGAAGACCACTATCCTGAAACCCATCTGATTCCCCTGGCCTTGCTAACGGCCCTGGGCCACCGTTCCCATCTTTCTCTTTTTGGCACGGATTACGATACCCCTGATGGAACAGCAATTCGAGACTATATCCATGTCTGTGATCTAGCCGATGCCCACATTCTGGGTCTGCAATATCTTTTGAAAAACGGCGATAGTGAGGTGTTTAACCTAGGTAATGGCAATGGTTTTTCGGTGCGGGAGGTGATTCAAACCGCTGAGCAAGTGACCGGCCTCCCTATTCCTGTCGTCGAATCTCCCCGTCGGGCCGGTGATGCTCCCGTTCTAGTTGGTAGTAGTACTAAAGCCCGAGAGATACTGGCCTGGCAACCCCAGTACGCAGAGCTAGAAACCATCATTGGCCATGCCTGGCAATGGCATCAACAACGCCACCCAAAATCAAAATCGTGA
- the fabI gene encoding enoyl-ACP reductase FabI has translation MLNLKGKTAFVTGIANNRSIAWGIAQQLHQAGAELAVTFLPDDKGRFEKKVRELVEPLNPALILPCDVQQESQIDDCYQAIQEKWGRLDILVHCLAFADKEGLTGNFTDISRAAFSQALEISTYSLGRLAQGAKPLMTEGGSILTLSYLGGVKVIPNYNLMGIAKAGLEMSVRYLAAELGPHNIRVNGISAGPIRTLASSGVGGILDMIHHVEEKAPLRRTVSQLEVGNTAAFLASDLASGITGQIIYVDAGYEITGM, from the coding sequence ATGTTAAATCTGAAGGGAAAAACGGCATTTGTCACAGGGATTGCCAATAATCGCTCCATTGCGTGGGGCATTGCCCAACAACTCCACCAGGCGGGGGCCGAATTGGCGGTTACTTTTTTACCCGATGACAAGGGACGGTTTGAAAAAAAAGTCCGGGAGCTAGTAGAGCCCCTCAATCCAGCCTTGATTTTGCCCTGTGATGTACAGCAGGAAAGCCAGATCGACGATTGCTATCAGGCCATTCAGGAAAAATGGGGCCGGCTCGATATCTTAGTCCATTGCCTCGCCTTTGCCGACAAGGAAGGCCTGACGGGCAACTTCACGGATATTTCCCGAGCGGCCTTTAGCCAGGCCCTGGAGATTAGTACCTATTCCCTGGGGCGCTTAGCCCAGGGGGCCAAACCCCTAATGACCGAGGGGGGCAGTATCCTGACCCTTTCCTACCTCGGCGGCGTTAAGGTGATTCCCAATTACAACTTGATGGGGATTGCCAAGGCCGGCCTAGAAATGAGTGTTCGCTACCTGGCCGCTGAACTTGGCCCCCACAACATTCGTGTCAACGGCATTTCCGCTGGCCCCATCCGCACCCTGGCATCCTCGGGGGTGGGCGGTATTTTAGACATGATTCACCACGTCGAAGAAAAGGCCCCCCTACGCCGCACCGTCAGTCAGTTAGAAGTGGGCAATACAGCGGCCTTTTTGGCCAGTGATCTCGCCAGTGGGATTACCGGACAAATCATCTATGTCGATGCGGGTTACGAGATTACCGGCATGTAG
- a CDS encoding tetratricopeptide repeat protein — protein MSDSSASFREQFQAGRDAFERGQYRQSITAFEAALKLTSLGSREGGETQLWLVMAYQAAGDLSEARNLCRKLTRHPDPDCRKQSKQVLYILEAPRLARPKEWLTEIPDLSQTEGQRPAYVQFQRAKKEKPPPSPIYFEDTSRINTRDNGFILVAIALAVVLIGGLIWFA, from the coding sequence ATGAGCGACTCCTCTGCCAGTTTTCGAGAACAATTTCAAGCGGGCCGAGACGCCTTTGAGCGGGGGCAATACCGCCAGAGTATTACGGCCTTTGAAGCGGCCCTGAAGCTTACCAGTCTGGGCTCACGAGAAGGGGGAGAAACTCAACTCTGGTTAGTCATGGCCTACCAGGCAGCGGGGGATTTAAGTGAAGCGAGAAATCTCTGTCGTAAGCTAACCCGGCACCCCGATCCCGACTGTCGCAAGCAGAGTAAGCAAGTATTGTATATTCTGGAGGCCCCCCGTCTGGCTCGGCCTAAGGAGTGGCTAACAGAAATTCCTGATCTCAGCCAAACAGAGGGCCAACGCCCAGCCTATGTGCAATTTCAACGGGCCAAAAAAGAAAAGCCGCCGCCATCCCCTATTTATTTTGAGGATACTAGTCGCATAAATACGCGGGACAATGGTTTTATTCTGGTTGCCATTGCCCTAGCCGTGGTGCTTATCGGTGGTCTAATCTGGTTTGCTTAG
- a CDS encoding EVE domain-containing protein has protein sequence MAYWLFQGNPKYYRIQDAIRDLDTMPWLVTRYASEIQAGDGVLVWIAGPEAGIYALAEIIAAPQVLTNIPDQNYWLIPGNQRADKPRAYLRFTRKLLGQPLRRHELKQDQVLKHLLVIKAPNSTNFRVTPEQWARIHHLKG, from the coding sequence ATGGCCTACTGGCTCTTTCAAGGAAATCCCAAATACTATCGCATCCAGGATGCTATCCGAGATTTGGATACAATGCCCTGGTTAGTCACTCGCTATGCTTCAGAAATCCAAGCGGGAGATGGTGTCTTGGTGTGGATTGCAGGACCAGAAGCCGGGATCTATGCCTTGGCAGAGATTATTGCCGCTCCCCAGGTTTTAACCAACATCCCTGATCAAAATTATTGGCTGATACCGGGAAATCAGCGGGCTGATAAGCCCCGGGCCTACCTTCGTTTTACTCGTAAACTATTGGGCCAACCCCTCCGCCGCCACGAACTCAAGCAAGACCAGGTGCTAAAACATCTACTGGTCATCAAGGCCCCGAACAGTACTAATTTTCGAGTCACACCAGAGCAGTGGGCACGCATACACCACCTTAAAGGGTAG
- a CDS encoding GuaB3 family IMP dehydrogenase-related protein produces the protein MTITIGRGKTARRAYGIDEIALVPGVRTLDPVLANTHWHIGGIERQIPIIASAMDGVVDTKMAVLLSELGALGVLNLEGIQTRYEDPNPVLDRIASVGKSEFVGLMQELYAEPIKPELIHKRITEIKAQGGIAAVSLTPVGAAKFASVVAEAQADLLFIQATVVSTAHLSPESVPVLDLAKLCQEMPMPVILGNCVTYEVTLELMRAGAAAILVGIGPGAACTSRGVLGVGVPQATAVADCAAARDDYQAETGRYVPVIADGGIITGGDICKCIACGADAVMIGSPIARAAEAPGRGFHWGMATPSPVLPRGTRINVGTTGTIREILTGPAKLDDGTHNLLGALKTSMGTLGAKDIKEMQQVEVVIAPSLLTEGKVYQKAQQLGMGK, from the coding sequence GTGACTATTACAATTGGACGGGGAAAAACCGCTCGTCGAGCCTACGGAATCGATGAAATTGCACTGGTCCCCGGAGTGCGTACTTTAGACCCTGTCTTAGCTAATACTCACTGGCATATTGGTGGTATCGAACGACAAATTCCTATTATTGCCAGCGCCATGGATGGTGTGGTAGACACCAAAATGGCCGTTCTCCTGTCTGAATTGGGGGCCTTGGGGGTTCTCAATCTAGAAGGCATTCAAACTCGCTACGAAGACCCTAATCCCGTCCTAGATCGGATCGCGTCCGTGGGCAAATCAGAGTTTGTTGGCTTGATGCAAGAACTCTATGCAGAGCCGATTAAGCCTGAGTTAATTCACAAGCGTATTACCGAAATTAAGGCCCAAGGGGGCATTGCCGCCGTCAGTCTGACCCCTGTGGGCGCGGCCAAATTTGCTTCGGTTGTAGCCGAGGCCCAAGCCGATCTGCTGTTTATTCAAGCCACGGTTGTCTCCACGGCTCATCTTTCGCCCGAATCGGTGCCAGTATTAGACTTGGCCAAGCTTTGCCAAGAAATGCCCATGCCCGTCATCCTGGGTAATTGCGTCACCTATGAAGTCACCCTAGAGTTAATGAGAGCCGGGGCGGCAGCTATTTTGGTCGGTATTGGGCCAGGGGCCGCCTGTACTTCCCGTGGAGTCTTAGGCGTCGGTGTTCCCCAGGCGACAGCGGTGGCGGATTGTGCGGCCGCCCGCGATGATTACCAGGCCGAGACCGGCCGCTATGTGCCGGTTATTGCCGATGGTGGCATTATTACCGGTGGTGATATCTGTAAATGTATTGCCTGCGGGGCCGATGCCGTCATGATTGGCTCTCCCATTGCCCGAGCCGCTGAAGCCCCCGGACGGGGTTTCCACTGGGGGATGGCCACCCCCAGTCCTGTTTTACCCCGAGGTACTCGGATTAATGTGGGCACGACGGGAACGATCCGCGAAATTCTAACCGGGCCCGCTAAGTTAGATGATGGCACTCACAACCTACTCGGGGCCCTGAAAACCAGTATGGGAACCCTGGGAGCCAAGGACATCAAAGAAATGCAACAGGTCGAAGTGGTCATTGCGCCCTCCCTGTTGACCGAGGGCAAAGTTTACCAAAAGGCCCAGCAGTTGGGCATGGGTAAATAA
- a CDS encoding DUF3172 domain-containing protein, whose protein sequence is MARKPPPRYTPPRGYPPERDYDTPRNQNKFNFNYGSLALLGGIFVLGIGVGIGFTSTASFSPENVASREVIDRSAPNTELCIQFGASAIVTDMRVFVTLNPFNVYVTQPVMQPGCVLRRSNWTILEQQKLVDGQQVNDCRNRMNTFGFTGPLEGKPKIDCIYQNEAAGNLFINQPGAVGPRPDTDKF, encoded by the coding sequence ATGGCCCGTAAACCGCCCCCCCGCTATACACCCCCTCGGGGTTATCCTCCAGAGCGAGACTACGATACTCCCCGCAATCAAAATAAATTTAATTTTAATTACGGTAGCTTGGCCCTGCTGGGAGGCATTTTTGTCCTCGGAATTGGGGTCGGTATTGGTTTTACGTCCACCGCTAGTTTTAGCCCTGAAAACGTTGCCTCTCGGGAAGTCATCGACCGCAGTGCCCCCAATACGGAACTCTGCATTCAATTTGGAGCCAGCGCCATTGTGACGGATATGCGGGTATTTGTCACCTTAAACCCTTTCAATGTCTATGTCACCCAACCCGTAATGCAACCCGGCTGTGTGTTGCGGCGTAGTAACTGGACAATTTTAGAGCAACAGAAATTAGTGGATGGCCAACAGGTCAATGATTGCCGCAACCGTATGAATACCTTCGGCTTTACCGGGCCCCTAGAGGGCAAGCCCAAGATTGATTGCATTTATCAAAACGAAGCCGCGGGCAATTTATTTATCAACCAACCGGGGGCGGTCGGGCCACGACCGGATACGGATAAATTCTAG
- the hemH gene encoding ferrochelatase codes for MGRVGVLLLNLGGPEKLEDVRPFLFNLFADPEIIRLPFPWLQKPLAWLISTLRSAKSQKNYEQIGGGSPLLQITEAQGEALGQKLTEMGQNAHIYIGMRYWHPFTEEAMAQIKGDQIQQLVILPLYPHFSISTSGSSFRVLEELWKQDLTLQQLDYTLIPSWYDHPGYLQAMADLIQQELAKFPQPDHVHIFFSAHGVPQSYVDEAGDPYQAEIEACTRLIMKTLNRPNAHTLAYQSRVGPVEWLKPYTEDALHELGQEGIKDLLVVPISFVSEHIETLQEIDIEYREIAEEAGISNFLRVPALNTHPVFINALAQMVVDSLSQPPCTFETVPHPKKNMKMYPQERWEWGMTTAAEVWNGRLAMLGFIALILELLSGRGPLHFVGLL; via the coding sequence ATGGGTCGTGTTGGGGTATTGTTGCTCAATTTAGGAGGGCCGGAGAAACTAGAGGATGTCCGTCCTTTTCTCTTTAATCTCTTCGCAGACCCAGAAATTATTCGACTGCCCTTCCCCTGGTTGCAGAAACCCTTAGCCTGGCTCATTTCAACCCTCCGCAGTGCTAAGTCTCAAAAAAATTACGAACAAATTGGCGGCGGCTCTCCCCTTCTGCAAATTACCGAAGCTCAGGGAGAGGCCCTGGGCCAAAAATTAACGGAAATGGGCCAAAACGCCCACATTTACATTGGCATGCGCTATTGGCATCCCTTCACCGAGGAAGCCATGGCTCAAATTAAGGGAGACCAGATTCAGCAGTTGGTGATTTTGCCCCTCTATCCCCATTTTTCCATCAGTACCAGTGGCTCTAGCTTTCGTGTGCTAGAGGAATTGTGGAAGCAAGACCTCACTCTACAGCAGTTAGACTATACTTTGATTCCGTCTTGGTACGATCATCCAGGTTATCTCCAGGCCATGGCCGACCTGATTCAGCAAGAACTGGCCAAATTTCCCCAACCGGATCACGTGCATATTTTCTTCAGTGCCCACGGTGTTCCCCAAAGCTACGTCGATGAAGCCGGCGACCCCTACCAGGCAGAAATTGAGGCCTGTACTCGCCTGATCATGAAGACCCTGAACCGGCCCAATGCCCATACTCTGGCTTACCAAAGCCGAGTCGGCCCTGTAGAATGGCTCAAACCCTACACAGAAGATGCCCTGCATGAACTCGGTCAGGAAGGGATCAAGGATTTACTAGTAGTTCCCATTAGCTTTGTTTCGGAACACATTGAAACCCTCCAGGAAATTGATATTGAATATCGAGAAATTGCAGAGGAAGCGGGGATTTCCAATTTCCTACGGGTGCCGGCCCTCAATACCCATCCCGTTTTTATCAACGCTTTGGCCCAAATGGTGGTAGATTCTCTGTCCCAACCCCCCTGCACCTTTGAGACGGTTCCCCATCCCAAGAAAAATATGAAGATGTACCCCCAGGAACGTTGGGAGTGGGGCATGACAACGGCGGCCGAAGTCTGGAATGGCCGCTTGGCGATGCTGGGTTTTATTGCATTGATTCTGGAATTATTGAGTGGTCGAGGGCCGCTTCATTTTGTCGGTCTTCTGTAG
- a CDS encoding WD40 repeat domain-containing protein, producing the protein MLFPVAPYSASLMTAPAPDYSRFRCLRCLTGHEKSVYALALSLTGEHLYSWSLDGALKIWDLASGHCLRTLTGLHQIKGLWISAREEYLVTYSWDEPIQCRHLPARQSLNEGYSFGSRQPVSSLAINSTETCLASADWNHHIHLWQFPTGDYLGPLVGHQGDINSLTFTSDNRYLISGSWDGTIRCWDLDLGACVQVLTSHSQQFDKAVITQDASRIVALGKNKAISIWDVRQGKCRKTVRGHSKSIADLLVSPDNHVIITASWDESIRFWELETGHCFHQQREHQGRIWCAALSRDGRYLVTGGQDRQIRLWGNYLPTEDRQNEAALDHSIIPESMQ; encoded by the coding sequence ATGCTGTTCCCTGTTGCGCCCTATTCCGCCTCGCTAATGACGGCTCCAGCTCCTGACTACTCCCGCTTCCGTTGTCTACGCTGTCTAACCGGCCATGAAAAATCTGTCTATGCCCTGGCCCTGAGTCTCACGGGAGAGCACCTCTATAGTTGGAGTTTGGACGGCGCGCTTAAAATCTGGGATTTAGCCTCTGGCCATTGTCTGCGCACCCTAACGGGCCTGCATCAAATTAAGGGCCTGTGGATTTCTGCCAGGGAGGAGTATCTGGTCACCTATAGCTGGGATGAACCCATTCAATGTCGGCATTTACCGGCCCGTCAATCCCTCAACGAAGGCTATTCATTCGGCTCAAGACAGCCGGTTAGTAGCTTAGCCATTAATTCTACGGAGACCTGCCTAGCCAGCGCGGATTGGAACCATCACATTCACCTTTGGCAGTTTCCAACGGGAGATTACCTTGGCCCACTCGTTGGCCATCAGGGGGATATCAATAGTCTGACCTTTACCTCAGATAATCGTTATCTAATCAGTGGCAGTTGGGACGGCACCATTCGTTGCTGGGATTTAGACTTGGGGGCCTGTGTCCAAGTCTTGACCAGTCATTCTCAGCAATTTGACAAGGCGGTCATCACCCAGGATGCCAGCCGAATTGTGGCCCTAGGTAAAAATAAAGCCATCAGTATTTGGGATGTCCGTCAGGGTAAATGCCGTAAAACTGTGCGTGGACATAGTAAAAGTATTGCCGATCTTTTGGTTAGCCCCGACAACCACGTCATTATCACCGCCAGTTGGGACGAAAGTATCCGCTTTTGGGAACTGGAGACGGGCCATTGTTTTCACCAGCAACGGGAACACCAGGGACGGATTTGGTGTGCGGCCCTATCCAGAGATGGCCGTTATCTCGTCACTGGGGGCCAAGACCGACAGATTCGACTCTGGGGCAATTATTTGCCTACAGAAGACCGACAAAATGAAGCGGCCCTCGACCACTCAATAATTCCAGAATCAATGCAATAA
- the rimI gene encoding ribosomal protein S18-alanine N-acetyltransferase: MVNPPALTTVYHLSYAQRDELPALAQLDQQCLGGMWTLAGYQREWESPNSVLLRLTHLASGVIGGGAFWQILEEAHITLLMIHPDHQGQGLGSRLLATLLAQAVTRQLERATLEVRVSNQRALALYEKFGFQVAGRRKKYYPDTQEDALILWRNGLQHPSLAQELSPFGLA, from the coding sequence GTGGTCAACCCTCCTGCCTTAACCACTGTCTATCATCTATCCTACGCCCAACGGGATGAGTTACCGGCCCTAGCCCAGCTTGACCAACAATGTCTAGGTGGCATGTGGACGCTAGCGGGCTACCAGCGGGAATGGGAAAGTCCCAACAGTGTTTTACTCCGCTTGACCCATCTGGCCAGCGGTGTTATTGGGGGCGGGGCCTTTTGGCAAATTTTAGAAGAGGCCCACATTACGCTGTTAATGATTCATCCCGATCACCAAGGGCAGGGCCTCGGTTCCCGGTTACTAGCGACGCTGTTGGCCCAAGCCGTGACTCGACAATTGGAGCGGGCGACGCTAGAGGTTCGTGTTTCCAATCAGCGGGCCCTGGCTCTCTACGAAAAGTTTGGCTTTCAAGTCGCCGGACGACGCAAAAAATATTATCCCGATACCCAAGAGGACGCCCTGATCCTCTGGCGTAATGGTCTCCAACATCCAAGCTTGGCCCAAGAATTATCGCCGTTTGGGCTGGCCTAG
- a CDS encoding AarF/ABC1/UbiB kinase family protein yields the protein MSPTTASVSSPPAGIEGIRIYDPAAISRYYRSRPWRLLGRALLILGSFLWFLGGLLWDHWTGQGEARKAQQASDLRELLTRLGPTFIKVGQALSTRPDLIRPDFLEELIKLQDQLPPFDNQLAFAILERELGMAVDEAYREISPHPVAAASLGQVYRAVLYSGEEVAVKVQRPYLRQVLSLDLCLLRWGASRFGRFLPLNLGHDLTLIVDEFGIKLFEEIDYLNEGHNAEKFAENFHGDPEVKVPAIYWQFSSPLVLTLEWIQGFKLTETDKIRAAGVDPYAIVKIGVTSGLRQLLEHGFFHADPHPGNLFATLDGRLAYIDFGMMDQLETQTKETLASSVVQLINQDYAALAEDFVSLGFLAPSTDIRPIIPALEKVLGKAIGQSVRDFNFKTITDEFSALMYEYPFRVPAKFALIIRSLVTQEGSALSLDPNFKIVEVAYPYVARRLLTGESPQLRRQLLNVLFKNGKFQWQRLESMIAIARSDSQFDLLPTAQMGFQYLMSEEGLYLRRQLLLALTEDERLHTAEVQRLWGLIKDEIKPQQIFSVAINAIRDFSLTGVTTLISQTPAGSSR from the coding sequence GTGTCTCCAACGACTGCTTCTGTTTCTAGCCCGCCCGCTGGTATTGAAGGGATTCGTATCTACGATCCCGCGGCCATCTCCCGTTACTACCGCTCTCGTCCCTGGCGACTCTTGGGACGGGCCCTGCTCATTTTAGGCTCCTTTCTTTGGTTTTTAGGAGGATTGCTGTGGGATCATTGGACGGGCCAAGGCGAGGCCCGCAAGGCCCAGCAGGCCAGCGATCTGCGAGAATTACTGACCCGTTTAGGGCCAACGTTTATCAAAGTGGGCCAGGCCCTCTCCACGCGTCCAGACCTGATCCGGCCCGATTTTCTAGAAGAACTAATTAAACTCCAGGATCAACTGCCCCCCTTCGACAATCAATTGGCCTTTGCTATTCTGGAACGGGAATTGGGCATGGCCGTGGATGAGGCCTATCGAGAAATTTCCCCCCACCCCGTTGCGGCCGCTAGTCTTGGCCAGGTATACCGAGCGGTGCTCTACAGCGGTGAAGAAGTGGCCGTTAAGGTACAGCGGCCCTATTTACGTCAAGTCTTAAGTTTAGATCTCTGTCTTTTGCGTTGGGGGGCCAGCCGCTTTGGTCGCTTTCTGCCCCTGAACTTGGGCCATGACCTGACCTTGATCGTGGATGAGTTTGGCATCAAACTCTTTGAGGAAATTGACTACCTCAACGAAGGCCATAACGCAGAAAAGTTTGCGGAAAATTTCCATGGAGATCCTGAAGTTAAGGTACCGGCCATCTATTGGCAGTTTAGTAGCCCCTTGGTACTGACCCTGGAGTGGATTCAGGGCTTTAAGCTGACCGAGACGGATAAAATTCGAGCGGCAGGCGTTGACCCCTACGCCATCGTCAAAATTGGGGTGACGTCCGGCCTGCGGCAACTGTTGGAACATGGCTTTTTCCACGCCGACCCCCATCCGGGGAACCTCTTCGCCACCCTCGACGGGCGCTTAGCCTACATTGACTTTGGCATGATGGACCAACTGGAAACCCAAACAAAGGAGACCCTGGCCAGTTCCGTGGTGCAATTGATTAACCAGGATTATGCGGCCCTGGCGGAGGACTTTGTCAGCTTGGGCTTCCTGGCCCCGTCCACGGATATTCGTCCCATTATCCCGGCATTAGAAAAGGTCTTGGGGAAGGCGATCGGCCAGAGTGTACGGGATTTTAACTTCAAGACGATTACCGATGAGTTTTCGGCCCTAATGTACGAGTATCCTTTTCGGGTACCGGCTAAGTTTGCCCTGATCATTCGTTCCCTCGTCACCCAGGAAGGATCGGCCCTGAGCCTCGACCCCAACTTCAAGATTGTGGAAGTCGCCTATCCCTACGTGGCCCGGCGTTTACTCACCGGCGAATCCCCCCAACTGCGGCGCCAACTGTTAAATGTACTGTTTAAAAATGGCAAGTTCCAGTGGCAACGTTTAGAAAGCATGATTGCTATCGCCCGTTCCGATAGTCAGTTTGACCTATTGCCCACGGCCCAGATGGGGTTCCAGTATCTGATGTCCGAAGAAGGGCTGTATCTGCGTCGTCAGCTACTATTGGCCCTAACGGAAGACGAACGATTGCATACGGCCGAGGTGCAACGACTCTGGGGCCTGATTAAGGATGAAATTAAACCTCAGCAGATCTTTTCCGTTGCCATTAATGCGATTCGAGATTTTTCCCTGACCGGGGTAACCACTCTGATTTCCCAAACGCCTGCCGGTTCTAGCCGCTAG